The following coding sequences are from one Rhipicephalus microplus isolate Deutch F79 chromosome 3, USDA_Rmic, whole genome shotgun sequence window:
- the LOC119173252 gene encoding neuferricin: protein MALKLIYSSAIAVLLIAIAFVYFEPVPREKYPGFVRKVHHELLKSVKYVGSFFCSSSKVTAKGVFTPEELARYDGSGDSLGLYLAVMGRVYDVSKGAEHYRPGGGYSQFAGRDASRAYITGEFTEEGLTDDLNGISDENLLSLSQWVDFYEKDYTYVGKLAGRYYSNEGQPTSELRAVWAAIERAKQKTYVAQEQNKKFPPCNSEWTPEKGSSVWCSKKSGGVERDWAGVPRQYFERDSGSVRCVCVRNTGPPTDHPEGASHKNRGDLDDPHLKEYPGCPPTSDTCKVPDSE, encoded by the exons ATGGCGCTGAAACTGATATACAGCTCCGCGATCGCCGTGCTGTTGATCGCCATCGCCTTCGTGTATTTCGAGCCTGTTCCTCGGGAAAAGTACCCGGGCTTTGTGCGCAAGGTCCACCACGAGTTGCTCAAGTCGGTGAAGTACGTGGGCAGCTTCTTTTGCAGCAGCTCGAAGGTGACCGCCAAGGGAGTGTTCACTCCGGAGGAGCTGGCCCGTTACGACGGCAGCGGCGACTCTCTCGGTCTTTATTTGGCCGTTATGGGACGCGTCTACGACGTCTCCAAAGGCGCCGAGCACTACAGGCCGGGAGGCGGCTACTCGCAATTCGCCG GTCGCGATGCTTCGAGGGCCTACATTACGGGCGAATTCACCGAAGAGGGCCTTACGGACGACCTCAACGGCATATCGGATGAAAACCTGCTGTCGTTGTCGCAGTGGGTGGATTTCTACGAGAAGGACTACACCTACGTGG GTAAGTTGGCCGGCCGCTACTACAGTAATGAAGGCCAGCCAACTAGCGAGCTGCGGGCCGTCTGGGCGGCCATAGAGAGGGCCAAGCAGAAGACATACGTGGCCCAAGAGCAGAACAAGAAGTTTCCACCATGCAATTCTGAGTGGACTCCGGAGAAAGGCAGCAGCGTTTGGTGCAGCAAGAAAAG TGGTGGAGTTGAACGTGACTGGGCCGGAGTTCCACGACAGTACTTTGAGCGAGACTCTGGCTCCGTCCGGTGCGTCTGCGTACGCAACACGGGACCCCCTACCGACCACCCCGAAGGTGCATCGCACAAGAACCGGGGTGACTTGGATGACCCCCATCTTAAGGAGTACCCAGGATGCCCTCCCACGTCTGACACATGCAAGGTGCCCGACTCCGAGtga